A stretch of DNA from Oryza brachyantha chromosome 4, ObraRS2, whole genome shotgun sequence:
GACGAAGAGTTTGATACATTCCCAACAAGCAGGAGTCCTGAGATTGTTAGGATGAGGTATGATAGGCTGAGGAGTGTTGCTGGAAGAATACAGACTGTGGTTGGTGATATAGCAACTCAAGGGGAGAGGGTTCAAGCACTGCTTAGCTGGAGGGACCCTCGGGCCACAGCAATATTTGTCCTCTTCTGTCTCATAGCAGCAATAGTACTGTATGTTACACCACTCCAGGTTCTTGCAGCATTGGCAGGGTTCTATGTCATGAGGCATCCGAGGTTCAGATATAGGTTGCCTTCAATACCAGTGAACTTCTTTAGACGACTGCCAGCAAGGACTGACAGCATGCTATAAAATAGCTGCCATTTGGTGGCCTTATCATTGTGATAAGTTGGAGTGCTCCATGCCGATTACCGTAGTCTGGCTTcgttttgttgttgttgtaacTGTGTGTTCTTCAGTACTTGAGAGCCTGTATATTGTATTAGCTTCTGAATGCAGGGAATAATGTGTTTAAAGCTTCCTGTGAACGATCAGGCCATGCAGTTGtactagttatttttaaatatctagTTGCTTAATATATAGTAGTATTTAAAGCCTTGCTTGCTTTTCTGATGTACATTTGCATATCCGTCATCATGTACCATTCTAAGTAGCTACTGATCATTCTCTAGAATGGGTGATTACTGATCATCTTGCAGGACTTTTTTGTTGATTGATCGGAGGGGTAGAAGGCTGTATTTTGTACCTATTGTTGCACAGCTGAACATTCAGCATTGATTAATAGCTTGACACAGTGTATGCTTTCTCCGACTTTCCGCTATATTCTGATTTACGGTGTACTTTAAAAATGCCCAGAAATTAGTGATAGGAATGGCTCTTGTGTTGTAGCCTTGTTGGACACTATATTTTGTCTACATCTCATGGTAGCGTTATATACCACTTAAATACATATGATTTCGAAATGGCACATTCAATTGCCATGCTATGCATATTTTGTGGTTGGCATTAGCATCTATGGAAATCATTTGGACTGAAAAAAGGGAGAATTCTCAAATTAAGGAAATGCCTACTAAAAcacagaaataaaatttatggtgGTCGTTGCCAGTTGTCACACCTCTTTCTTGTTCCTTCATTGTCTCTCTGCTTTTCTTCTCCCATCCTTCTTCCAGTGATTTGCCCAAGAGAATACTTGAGAATCGCTGAAAGCAAAGATGGGAGCGGCTGAGTCATCTTCAAAGCTTGCTCGGGGCATCCATGAATTCACTGTGAAGgtatgtttagtatctatccctCTCTTCCATTCctctgaaaatttttgttcttttctgaAGCATGTTAAGGGTTTGTACGGGAATTCTGAAGAAGCCATgttgaaattcctatgaatcAATGCAATCATACTATTTGAACATTGAAAGTAAAGAACAAGAGCTTGAGAATTTCAATGCCAGGTCTCTATCCACACCCATCCAGTTTGATTTCATCCTGTTTAAATAATTTTCCGTGGAATTACTCTGCAGGATGCAAGGGGGAATGATGTGGAACTCAGCAGATACAAGGGGAAAGTTGTTCTTATTGTGAACGTTGCATCTCGATGGTATTGTGCTTTACAATTTTCACTCCAAATTCTGTAATGAGACTTTTGTACTTTACCATGTTGATATCCCTGCAGTGGTCTGACAAATTCCAACTACAATGAACTTGGTCAGCTACATGAGAAATACAAGGACGAAGGTATTCATTTACCTATATTGACCTAATATGTTTGTCTTTTCAAAGTTTTACTTCACCCATTTGCTGTAACTCGGCTCTGAAGGCACGCTTAACATGTCTTTTATATAGTTTGGGCAAGTCATCTATAATTTCGCTAGTTTCTTGACCAGTGCTCCTTGTGTATCAGTTTCACTGTAGATCCTCTATCTATGGGGAAGCCGTACCATGCTCTACTTGTATTATTGTTTTACTCTGAAGAATGTATACATTTTGATATCATTTCCTCGCCCATCCAGATTTTTTATTGCATCAAGCCTTTTAGTTTCCCCTTGAGACATTAAGACACTTCAATTATAATTTGTAAGAGCTTAATGTTGTCTGTTGACGGAGTTTACTATGACATCAATGGCTAAAGCTTTGCTGCAAGTACAAGCTTCattaatgttttttcttctcttttcttgtgCAATTAGGATTGGAGATATTGGCGTTCCCATGCAATCAATTTGCCGGACAGGAGCCAGGTAGCAATGAACAGGTTGTGGAGTTTGCTTGCACTCGCTTCAAAGTGGAGTATCCTATCCTTGGCATGGTCTAACAAATGACAAATCTTTCTCTCAGTGC
This window harbors:
- the LOC102701442 gene encoding probable phospholipid hydroperoxide glutathione peroxidase isoform X2, whose amino-acid sequence is MGAAESSSKLARGIHEFTVKDARGNDVELSRYKGKVVLIVNVASRCGLTNSNYNELGQLHEKYKDEGLEILAFPCNQFAGQEPGSNEQVVEFACTRFKVDVNGSNAAPLYKFMKSERGGLFGERIKWNFTKFLVDKEGHVVNRYAPTSSPLNIENDIKNLLGA
- the LOC102701442 gene encoding probable phospholipid hydroperoxide glutathione peroxidase isoform X1, with amino-acid sequence MGAAESSSKLARGIHEFTVKDARGNDVELSRYKGKVVLIVNVASRCGLTNSNYNELGQLHEKYKDEGLEILAFPCNQFAGQEPGSNEQVVEFACTRFKVEYPILGMVDVNGSNAAPLYKFMKSERGGLFGERIKWNFTKFLVDKEGHVVNRYAPTSSPLNIENDIKNLLGA
- the LOC102701442 gene encoding probable phospholipid hydroperoxide glutathione peroxidase isoform X3, producing MGAAESSSKLARGIHEFTVKDARGNDVELSRYKGKVVLIVNVASRCGLTNSNYNELGQLHEKYKDEGLEILAFPCNQFAGQEPGSNEQVDVNGSNAAPLYKFMKSERGGLFGERIKWNFTKFLVDKEGHVVNRYAPTSSPLNIENDIKNLLGA